A genomic window from Equus asinus isolate D_3611 breed Donkey chromosome 25, EquAss-T2T_v2, whole genome shotgun sequence includes:
- the SLC27A3 gene encoding long-chain fatty acid transport protein 3 isoform X2: MAALLLLPLLLLLPLLLLKLHLWPQLRWLAADLAFAVRALRCKRALRARALAAAAADPEGPEGGCSLAWRLAQLARQRPAHTFLIHGARRFSYAEAESESNRVARAFLRARGWDWGPGGGAGGAGEGERASHGARDAAAGSGAAPAVWEGDGAAGAGETAAPLAPGATVALLLPACPEFLWLWFGLAKAGLRTAFVPTALRRGPLLHCLRSCGARALVLAPEFLESLEPDLPALRAMGLRLWAAGPETHPAGISDLLAEASAEVGGPVPGALSAPQSIMDTCLYIFTSGTTGATVVLKSKFSAGQFWEDCQQHRVTVFQYIGELCRYLVNQPPTKAERGHKVRLAVGSGLRPDTWERFVRRFGPLQVLETYGLTEGNVATFNYTGRPGAVGRASWLYKHVFPFSLIRYDVTTGEPIRDTRGHCVTTSPGEPGLLVAPVNQQSPFLGYAGGPELARGKLLKDVFRPGDVFFNTGDLLVCDDEGFLRFHDRTGDTFRWKGENVATTEVAEALEALDFLQEVNVYGVTVPGHEGRAGMAALVLRPPHSLDLQQLYAHVSENLPPYARPRFLRLQESLATTETFKQQKVRMAKEGFDPSVLSDPLYILDQAGGGYVPLTPARYHALLAGDLRI, translated from the exons ATGGCcgccctcctgctgctgcccctgctgctgctgctgccgctgctgctgctgaagcTGCACCTCTGGCCGCAGTTGCGCTGGCTCGCGGCAGACTTGGCCTTCGCGGTGCGCGCTCTACGTTGCAAACGGGCTCTTCGAGCGCGCGCCCTGGCCGCGGCGGCCGCCGACCCGGAAGGTCCCGAGGGGGGCTGCAGCCTGGCCTGGCGCCTCGCGCAACTGGCTCGGCAGCGCCCCGCGCACACCTTTCTCATTCACGGCGCGCGGCGCTTTAGCTACGCGGAGGCCGAGAGCGAGAGCAACCGGGTGGCGCGTGCCTTCCTGCGTGCTCGAGGCTGGGACTGGGGGCCCGGCGgcggcgcagggggcgccggggAAGGAGAGCGGGCGTCGCACGGCGCCCGAGACGCGGCGGCCGGAAGCGGCGCGGCGCCGGCGGTGTGGGAAGGGGATGGCGCGGCCGGAGCTGGAGAAACCGCTGCCCCTCTGGCACCTGGGGCCACCGTGGCGCTGCTCCTCCCCGCCTGCCCAGAGTTCCTGTGGCTCTGGTTCGGGCTGGCCAAGGCTGGCCTGCGCACGGCCTTTGTACCCACCGCCCTGCGCCGGGGTCCCCTACTGCACTGTCTCCGCAGCTGCGGTGCGCGCGCGCTAGTGCTGGCGCCAG AGTTCCTGGAGTCCCTGGAGCCCGACCTGCCGGCCCTGAGAGCCATGGGGCTCCGCCTGTGGGCTGCAGGTCCGGAAACCCATCCTGCTGGAATCAGCGACTTGCTGGCTGAGGCATCGGCTGAAGTGGGTGGGCCGGTGCCTGGGGCCCTCTCTGCCCCCCAGAGCATAATGGACACGTGTCTGTACATCTTCACCTCTGGCACCACGG GGGCCACCGTGGTGCTGAAGTCCAAGTTCTCAGCTGGTCAGTTCTGGGAGGACTGCCAGCAGCACAGGGTGACAGTGTTCCAGTACATTGGGGAATTATGCCGATACCTCGTCAACCAGCCCCCG ACCAAGGCAGAACGTGGACATAAGGTCCGGCTGGCGGTGGGCAGCGGGCTGCGCCCAGACACCTGGGAGCGTTTCGTGCGGCGCTTCGGGCCCCTGCAGGTGCTGGAGACGTATGGTCTGACAGAGGGCAACGTGGCCACTTTCAACTACACAGGACGGCCAGGCGCTGTGGGACGCGCCTCCTGGCTTTACAAG CATGTCTTCCCCTTCTCTTTGATTCGCTATGATGTCACCACAGGGGAGCCGATCCGGGACACCCGAGGGCACTGTGTGACCACATCTCCAG GTGAGCCAGGGCTGCTGGTGGCCCCTGTGAACCAGCAGTCCCCATTCCTGGGCTACGCTGGGGGGCCAGAGCTGGCCCGCGGAAAGCTGCTGAAGGATGTCTTCCGGCCTGGGGATGTTTTCTTCAACACTGGGGACCTCTTGGTCTGCGATGATGAAGGCTTTCTTCGCTTCCATGACCGGACTGGAGACACCTTCAG GTGGAAGGGGGAGAATGTGGCCACGACTGAGGTGGCAGAGGCCTTGGAGGCCCTGGATTTTCTTCAGGAGGTGAACGTCTACGGAGTCACTGTGCCAG GGCATGAAGGCAGGGCTGGAATGGCAGCCTTGGTTCTGCGTCCCCCCCACTCTTTGGACCTTCAGCAGCTCTATGCCCATGTTTCCGAGAACTTGCCACCTTATGCCCGGCCTCGATTCCTAAGGCTCCAG GAGTCTCTGGCCACCACAGAGACCTTCAAGCAGCAGAAGGTTCGGATGGCAAAGGAGGGCTTTGACCCCAGCGTACTGTCTGACCCGCTCTACATTCTGGACCAGGCTGGGGGCGGCTACGTGCCCCTCACCCCTGCCCGGTACCATGCCCTCCTGGCTGGGGACCTTCGCATCTGA
- the INTS3 gene encoding integrator complex subunit 3 isoform X2 — protein sequence MAVYTYLRLIVDHHGTAQLQALRQKEVDFCISLLRERFMECLMIGRDLVRLLQNVARIPEFELLWKDIIHNPQALSPQFTGILQLLQSRTSRKFLACRLTPDMETKLLFMTSRVRFGQQKRYQDWFQRQYLSTPDSQSLRCDLIRYICGVVHPSNEVLSSDILPRWAIIGWLLTTCTSNVAASNAKLALFYDWLFFSPDKDSIMNIEPAILVMHHSMKPHPAITATLLDFMCRIIPNFYPPLEGHVRQGVFSSLNHIVEKRVLAHLAPLFDNPKLDKELRAMLREKFPEFCSSPSPPVEVKIEEPVSMEMDNHMSDKDESCYDNAEAAFSDDEEDLNSKGKKREFRFHPIKETVVEEPVDITPYLDQLDESLRDKVLQLQKGSDTEAQCEVMQEIVDQVLEEDFDSEQLSVLASCLQELFKAHFRGEVLPEEITEESLEESVGKPLYLIFRNLCQMQEDNSSFSLLLDLLSELYQKQPKIGYHLLYYLRASKAAAGKMNLYESFAQATQLGDLHTCLMMDMKACQEDDVRLLCHLTPSIYTEFPDETLRSGELLNMIVAVIDSAQLQELVCHVMMGNLVMFRKDSVLNILIQSLDWETFEQYCAWQLFLAHNIPLETIIPILQHLKYKEHPEALSCLLLQLRREKPSEEMVKMVLSRPCHPDDQFTTSILRHWCMKHDELLAEHIKSLLIKNNSLPRKRQSLRSSSSKLAQLTLEQILEHLDNLRLNLTNTKQNFFSQTPILQALQHVQASCDEAHKMKFSDLFSLAEEYEDSSTKPPKSRRKAALSSPRSRKNATQPPNAEEESGSSSASEEEDTKPKPTKRKRKGSSAVGSDSD from the exons ATGGCTGTTTACACATACCTCCGCCTCATCGTCGACCACCATGGAACCGCCCAGCTCCAGGCCCTGCGGCAGAAGGAAGTGGACTTTTGCATCTCACTGCTTCGGGAACGG TTCATGGAATGTTTGATGATTGGCCGGGACCTTGTGAGACTACTTCAGAATGTTGCCAGGATACCAGAATTTGAACTGCTTTGGAAAGATATTATCCATAACCCTCAGGCCTTAAGTCCTCAGTTCACAG GTATCCTGCAGCTTCTTCAGTCAAGAACATCCCGAAAATTCCTAGCATGTCGTCTAACCCCAGACATGGAGACTAAGCTCCTCTTCATGACATCCCGG GTGCGGTTTGGTCAACAAAAACGATACCAGGATTGGTTCCAGCGCCAGTACCTGTCAACTCCAGACAGTCAGTCTCTGCGCTGTGACCTCATTCGCTACATCTGTGGGGTTGTCCACCCTTCTAATGAAGTGCTGAGTTCAGACATCTTGCCCCGCTGGGCCATCATTGGCTGGCTCCTGACAACGTGCACG tcAAATGTCGCTGCCTCTAATGCCAAGCTGGCTTTGTTTTACGACTGGTTGTTCTTCAGCCCAGACAAGGATAGCATTATGAACATAG AACCGGCCATCCTGGTCATGCATCACTCCATGAAGCCCCACCCAGCCATCACTGCCACACTCCTGGACTTCATGTGCCGC ATCATCCCCAACTTCTACCCGCCTCTGGAGGGCCACGTGCGACAGGGTGTCTTTTCCTCCCTCAACCACATTGTGGAGAAACGGGTCTTGGC GCATTTGGCTCCTCTATTTGACAACCCTAAATTGGATAAGGAGCTGCGGGCAATGCTGAGGGAGAAGTTTCCTGAGTTCTGCAGTTCGCCCAGCCCACCTGTGGAAG TCAAAATTGAGGAGCCAGTTTCCATGGAGATGGACAACCATATGTCAGATAAGGATGAGAGTTGCTATGACAATGCAGAGGCAGCCTTCAGTGATGATGAGGAGGATCTCAATAGCAAAG gaaagaagagagagtttCGCTTCCACCCTATCAAGGAGACAGTTGTGGAGGAGCCAGTCGATATCACCCCTTACCTTGACCAGTTGGATGAGTCCCTAAGGGACAAAGTGCTCCAGCTACAGAAGGGCAG TGATACAGAGGCCCAGTGTGAGGTCATGCAGGAAATCGTGGACCAGGTCTTGGAG GAAGACTTTGACTCGGAGCAGCTGTCCGTCCTTGCCTCCTGCCTACAGGAGCTCTTCAAGGCCCACTTCCGAGGGGAGGTGCTGCCTGAGGAGATCACCGAGGA GTCCCTGGAGGAATCTGTGGGGAAGCCTCTCTACCTAATATTTAG GAACCTATGCCAGATGCAGGAAGACAACAGcagcttctctctgcttctggaCCTTCTCTCCGAGCTCTATCAGAAGCAGCCCAAAATTGGCTACCACCTGCTCTACTACCTGAGGGCCAG CAAAGCCGCTGCAGGGAAGATGAACCTGTACGAGTCGTTTGCCCAGGCCACCCAGCTGGGTGATCTGCACACCTGCCTAATGATGGACATGAAGGCCTGCCAAGAGGATGATGTGCGGCTACTCTGCCACCTCACACCCTCCATCTACACGGAG tttCCAGATGAGACCTTGCGGAGCGGGGAGCTGCTGAACATGATCGTGGCTGTTATTGACTCTGCACAG CTCCAGGAGCTGGTCTGCCATGTGATGATGGGGAACCTGGTCATGTTTCGAAAAGACTCGGTCCTCAACATACTCA TCCAGAGCCTGGACTGGGAAACCTTTGAGCAGTACTGTGCCTGGCAGCTCTTCCTGGCCCACAACATCCCCCTGGAGACCATAATCCCCATCCTGCAGCACCTCAAATACAAAG AGCACCCAGAGGCCCTGTCCTGTCTTCTGCTCCAGCTCCGAAGAGAGAA GCCCAGCGAGGAGATGGTGAAGATGGTGCTGAGCCGGCCATGCCACCCTGACGACCAGTTCACCACCAGCATCCTGCGGCACTGGTGCATGAAGCACGATGAGCTGCTGGCCGAGCACATCAAGTCCCTGCTCATTAAGAACAACAGCCTCCCACGCAAGAGGCAGAG CCTGAGGAGCTCCAGCAGCAAGCTGGCCCAGCTGACTCTGGAGCAGATCCTGGAGCACTTGGACAACCTGCGTCTTAACCTAACCAACACCAAGCAGAACT TTTTTAGCCAGACCCCAATTCTGCAGGCTCTGCAGCATGTCCAGGCAAGCTGTGATGAAGCCCACAAGATGAA GTTCAGCGATCTGTTCTCCCTGGCCGAGGAATATGAGGACTCTTCCACCAAGCCACCCAAGAGCCGGCGAAAAGCAGCTCTGTCCAGCCCCCGAAGTCGAAAGAATGCCACACAGCCCCCCAATGCTGAGGAAGAGTCAGGCTCCAGCAGTGCCTCG GAGGAAGAAGACACGAAACCGAAGCCCACCAAGCGGAAACGGAAAGGGTCCTCTGCAGTGGGGTCTGACAGTGACTGA
- the INTS3 gene encoding integrator complex subunit 3 isoform X1: MELQKGKGAAATAASGAAGGGGGAGAGAPGGGRLLLSTSLDAKDELEERLERCMSIVTSMTTGVSEREANDALNAYVCKGPPQHEEICLGLFTLVLTEPAQAQKCYRDLALVSRDGMNIVLSKINQILMEKYLKLQDTCRTQLVWLVRELVKSGVLGADGVCMTFMKQIAGGDVTAKNIWLAESVLDILTEQREWVLKSSILIAMAVYTYLRLIVDHHGTAQLQALRQKEVDFCISLLRERFMECLMIGRDLVRLLQNVARIPEFELLWKDIIHNPQALSPQFTGILQLLQSRTSRKFLACRLTPDMETKLLFMTSRVRFGQQKRYQDWFQRQYLSTPDSQSLRCDLIRYICGVVHPSNEVLSSDILPRWAIIGWLLTTCTSNVAASNAKLALFYDWLFFSPDKDSIMNIEPAILVMHHSMKPHPAITATLLDFMCRIIPNFYPPLEGHVRQGVFSSLNHIVEKRVLAHLAPLFDNPKLDKELRAMLREKFPEFCSSPSPPVEVKIEEPVSMEMDNHMSDKDESCYDNAEAAFSDDEEDLNSKGKKREFRFHPIKETVVEEPVDITPYLDQLDESLRDKVLQLQKGSDTEAQCEVMQEIVDQVLEEDFDSEQLSVLASCLQELFKAHFRGEVLPEEITEESLEESVGKPLYLIFRNLCQMQEDNSSFSLLLDLLSELYQKQPKIGYHLLYYLRASKAAAGKMNLYESFAQATQLGDLHTCLMMDMKACQEDDVRLLCHLTPSIYTEFPDETLRSGELLNMIVAVIDSAQLQELVCHVMMGNLVMFRKDSVLNILIQSLDWETFEQYCAWQLFLAHNIPLETIIPILQHLKYKEHPEALSCLLLQLRREKPSEEMVKMVLSRPCHPDDQFTTSILRHWCMKHDELLAEHIKSLLIKNNSLPRKRQSLRSSSSKLAQLTLEQILEHLDNLRLNLTNTKQNFFSQTPILQALQHVQASCDEAHKMKFSDLFSLAEEYEDSSTKPPKSRRKAALSSPRSRKNATQPPNAEEESGSSSASEEEDTKPKPTKRKRKGSSAVGSDSD; the protein is encoded by the exons TGTTACCGGGACTTGGCTCTGGTGAGTCGTGACGGCATGAATATTGTCCTGAGTAAAATCAACCAGATCCTTATGGAGAAGTACTTGAAGTTGCAGGATACCTGCCGTACTCAG tTGGTGTGGTTGGTACGGGAACTAGTGAAGAGTGGGGTTCTGGGAGCCGATGGTGTTTGCATGACATTCATGAAGCAGATTGCTG GTGGGGATGTTACAGCAAAAAATATCTGGTTGGCAGAGAGTGTTCTGGATATCCTGACGGAGCAGAG GGAATGGGTACTCAAGAGCAGCATCCTCATTGCCATGGCTGTTTACACATACCTCCGCCTCATCGTCGACCACCATGGAACCGCCCAGCTCCAGGCCCTGCGGCAGAAGGAAGTGGACTTTTGCATCTCACTGCTTCGGGAACGG TTCATGGAATGTTTGATGATTGGCCGGGACCTTGTGAGACTACTTCAGAATGTTGCCAGGATACCAGAATTTGAACTGCTTTGGAAAGATATTATCCATAACCCTCAGGCCTTAAGTCCTCAGTTCACAG GTATCCTGCAGCTTCTTCAGTCAAGAACATCCCGAAAATTCCTAGCATGTCGTCTAACCCCAGACATGGAGACTAAGCTCCTCTTCATGACATCCCGG GTGCGGTTTGGTCAACAAAAACGATACCAGGATTGGTTCCAGCGCCAGTACCTGTCAACTCCAGACAGTCAGTCTCTGCGCTGTGACCTCATTCGCTACATCTGTGGGGTTGTCCACCCTTCTAATGAAGTGCTGAGTTCAGACATCTTGCCCCGCTGGGCCATCATTGGCTGGCTCCTGACAACGTGCACG tcAAATGTCGCTGCCTCTAATGCCAAGCTGGCTTTGTTTTACGACTGGTTGTTCTTCAGCCCAGACAAGGATAGCATTATGAACATAG AACCGGCCATCCTGGTCATGCATCACTCCATGAAGCCCCACCCAGCCATCACTGCCACACTCCTGGACTTCATGTGCCGC ATCATCCCCAACTTCTACCCGCCTCTGGAGGGCCACGTGCGACAGGGTGTCTTTTCCTCCCTCAACCACATTGTGGAGAAACGGGTCTTGGC GCATTTGGCTCCTCTATTTGACAACCCTAAATTGGATAAGGAGCTGCGGGCAATGCTGAGGGAGAAGTTTCCTGAGTTCTGCAGTTCGCCCAGCCCACCTGTGGAAG TCAAAATTGAGGAGCCAGTTTCCATGGAGATGGACAACCATATGTCAGATAAGGATGAGAGTTGCTATGACAATGCAGAGGCAGCCTTCAGTGATGATGAGGAGGATCTCAATAGCAAAG gaaagaagagagagtttCGCTTCCACCCTATCAAGGAGACAGTTGTGGAGGAGCCAGTCGATATCACCCCTTACCTTGACCAGTTGGATGAGTCCCTAAGGGACAAAGTGCTCCAGCTACAGAAGGGCAG TGATACAGAGGCCCAGTGTGAGGTCATGCAGGAAATCGTGGACCAGGTCTTGGAG GAAGACTTTGACTCGGAGCAGCTGTCCGTCCTTGCCTCCTGCCTACAGGAGCTCTTCAAGGCCCACTTCCGAGGGGAGGTGCTGCCTGAGGAGATCACCGAGGA GTCCCTGGAGGAATCTGTGGGGAAGCCTCTCTACCTAATATTTAG GAACCTATGCCAGATGCAGGAAGACAACAGcagcttctctctgcttctggaCCTTCTCTCCGAGCTCTATCAGAAGCAGCCCAAAATTGGCTACCACCTGCTCTACTACCTGAGGGCCAG CAAAGCCGCTGCAGGGAAGATGAACCTGTACGAGTCGTTTGCCCAGGCCACCCAGCTGGGTGATCTGCACACCTGCCTAATGATGGACATGAAGGCCTGCCAAGAGGATGATGTGCGGCTACTCTGCCACCTCACACCCTCCATCTACACGGAG tttCCAGATGAGACCTTGCGGAGCGGGGAGCTGCTGAACATGATCGTGGCTGTTATTGACTCTGCACAG CTCCAGGAGCTGGTCTGCCATGTGATGATGGGGAACCTGGTCATGTTTCGAAAAGACTCGGTCCTCAACATACTCA TCCAGAGCCTGGACTGGGAAACCTTTGAGCAGTACTGTGCCTGGCAGCTCTTCCTGGCCCACAACATCCCCCTGGAGACCATAATCCCCATCCTGCAGCACCTCAAATACAAAG AGCACCCAGAGGCCCTGTCCTGTCTTCTGCTCCAGCTCCGAAGAGAGAA GCCCAGCGAGGAGATGGTGAAGATGGTGCTGAGCCGGCCATGCCACCCTGACGACCAGTTCACCACCAGCATCCTGCGGCACTGGTGCATGAAGCACGATGAGCTGCTGGCCGAGCACATCAAGTCCCTGCTCATTAAGAACAACAGCCTCCCACGCAAGAGGCAGAG CCTGAGGAGCTCCAGCAGCAAGCTGGCCCAGCTGACTCTGGAGCAGATCCTGGAGCACTTGGACAACCTGCGTCTTAACCTAACCAACACCAAGCAGAACT TTTTTAGCCAGACCCCAATTCTGCAGGCTCTGCAGCATGTCCAGGCAAGCTGTGATGAAGCCCACAAGATGAA GTTCAGCGATCTGTTCTCCCTGGCCGAGGAATATGAGGACTCTTCCACCAAGCCACCCAAGAGCCGGCGAAAAGCAGCTCTGTCCAGCCCCCGAAGTCGAAAGAATGCCACACAGCCCCCCAATGCTGAGGAAGAGTCAGGCTCCAGCAGTGCCTCG GAGGAAGAAGACACGAAACCGAAGCCCACCAAGCGGAAACGGAAAGGGTCCTCTGCAGTGGGGTCTGACAGTGACTGA
- the SLC27A3 gene encoding long-chain fatty acid transport protein 3 isoform X1 translates to MAALLLLPLLLLLPLLLLKLHLWPQLRWLAADLAFAVRALRCKRALRARALAAAAADPEGPEGGCSLAWRLAQLARQRPAHTFLIHGARRFSYAEAESESNRVARAFLRARGWDWGPGGGAGGAGEGERASHGARDAAAGSGAAPAVWEGDGAAGAGETAAPLAPGATVALLLPACPEFLWLWFGLAKAGLRTAFVPTALRRGPLLHCLRSCGARALVLAPEFLESLEPDLPALRAMGLRLWAAGPETHPAGISDLLAEASAEVGGPVPGALSAPQSIMDTCLYIFTSGTTGLPKAARISHLKILQCQGFYQLCGAHQEDVIYLTLPLYHMSGSLLGIVGCLGIGATVVLKSKFSAGQFWEDCQQHRVTVFQYIGELCRYLVNQPPTKAERGHKVRLAVGSGLRPDTWERFVRRFGPLQVLETYGLTEGNVATFNYTGRPGAVGRASWLYKHVFPFSLIRYDVTTGEPIRDTRGHCVTTSPGEPGLLVAPVNQQSPFLGYAGGPELARGKLLKDVFRPGDVFFNTGDLLVCDDEGFLRFHDRTGDTFRWKGENVATTEVAEALEALDFLQEVNVYGVTVPGHEGRAGMAALVLRPPHSLDLQQLYAHVSENLPPYARPRFLRLQESLATTETFKQQKVRMAKEGFDPSVLSDPLYILDQAGGGYVPLTPARYHALLAGDLRI, encoded by the exons ATGGCcgccctcctgctgctgcccctgctgctgctgctgccgctgctgctgctgaagcTGCACCTCTGGCCGCAGTTGCGCTGGCTCGCGGCAGACTTGGCCTTCGCGGTGCGCGCTCTACGTTGCAAACGGGCTCTTCGAGCGCGCGCCCTGGCCGCGGCGGCCGCCGACCCGGAAGGTCCCGAGGGGGGCTGCAGCCTGGCCTGGCGCCTCGCGCAACTGGCTCGGCAGCGCCCCGCGCACACCTTTCTCATTCACGGCGCGCGGCGCTTTAGCTACGCGGAGGCCGAGAGCGAGAGCAACCGGGTGGCGCGTGCCTTCCTGCGTGCTCGAGGCTGGGACTGGGGGCCCGGCGgcggcgcagggggcgccggggAAGGAGAGCGGGCGTCGCACGGCGCCCGAGACGCGGCGGCCGGAAGCGGCGCGGCGCCGGCGGTGTGGGAAGGGGATGGCGCGGCCGGAGCTGGAGAAACCGCTGCCCCTCTGGCACCTGGGGCCACCGTGGCGCTGCTCCTCCCCGCCTGCCCAGAGTTCCTGTGGCTCTGGTTCGGGCTGGCCAAGGCTGGCCTGCGCACGGCCTTTGTACCCACCGCCCTGCGCCGGGGTCCCCTACTGCACTGTCTCCGCAGCTGCGGTGCGCGCGCGCTAGTGCTGGCGCCAG AGTTCCTGGAGTCCCTGGAGCCCGACCTGCCGGCCCTGAGAGCCATGGGGCTCCGCCTGTGGGCTGCAGGTCCGGAAACCCATCCTGCTGGAATCAGCGACTTGCTGGCTGAGGCATCGGCTGAAGTGGGTGGGCCGGTGCCTGGGGCCCTCTCTGCCCCCCAGAGCATAATGGACACGTGTCTGTACATCTTCACCTCTGGCACCACGG GCCTCCCCAAGGCTGCTCGGATCAGTCATCTGAAGATCCTGCAATGCCAGGGCTTCTACCAGCTGTGCGGCGCCCACCAGGAGGACGTCATCTACCTCACCCTCCCACTCTACCACATGTCTGGCTCCCTGTTGGGCATTGTGGGCTGCCTGGGCATTG GGGCCACCGTGGTGCTGAAGTCCAAGTTCTCAGCTGGTCAGTTCTGGGAGGACTGCCAGCAGCACAGGGTGACAGTGTTCCAGTACATTGGGGAATTATGCCGATACCTCGTCAACCAGCCCCCG ACCAAGGCAGAACGTGGACATAAGGTCCGGCTGGCGGTGGGCAGCGGGCTGCGCCCAGACACCTGGGAGCGTTTCGTGCGGCGCTTCGGGCCCCTGCAGGTGCTGGAGACGTATGGTCTGACAGAGGGCAACGTGGCCACTTTCAACTACACAGGACGGCCAGGCGCTGTGGGACGCGCCTCCTGGCTTTACAAG CATGTCTTCCCCTTCTCTTTGATTCGCTATGATGTCACCACAGGGGAGCCGATCCGGGACACCCGAGGGCACTGTGTGACCACATCTCCAG GTGAGCCAGGGCTGCTGGTGGCCCCTGTGAACCAGCAGTCCCCATTCCTGGGCTACGCTGGGGGGCCAGAGCTGGCCCGCGGAAAGCTGCTGAAGGATGTCTTCCGGCCTGGGGATGTTTTCTTCAACACTGGGGACCTCTTGGTCTGCGATGATGAAGGCTTTCTTCGCTTCCATGACCGGACTGGAGACACCTTCAG GTGGAAGGGGGAGAATGTGGCCACGACTGAGGTGGCAGAGGCCTTGGAGGCCCTGGATTTTCTTCAGGAGGTGAACGTCTACGGAGTCACTGTGCCAG GGCATGAAGGCAGGGCTGGAATGGCAGCCTTGGTTCTGCGTCCCCCCCACTCTTTGGACCTTCAGCAGCTCTATGCCCATGTTTCCGAGAACTTGCCACCTTATGCCCGGCCTCGATTCCTAAGGCTCCAG GAGTCTCTGGCCACCACAGAGACCTTCAAGCAGCAGAAGGTTCGGATGGCAAAGGAGGGCTTTGACCCCAGCGTACTGTCTGACCCGCTCTACATTCTGGACCAGGCTGGGGGCGGCTACGTGCCCCTCACCCCTGCCCGGTACCATGCCCTCCTGGCTGGGGACCTTCGCATCTGA